From one Bombus huntii isolate Logan2020A chromosome 17, iyBomHunt1.1, whole genome shotgun sequence genomic stretch:
- the LOC126875003 gene encoding putative fatty acyl-CoA reductase CG5065, protein MKDAVVKCGIETPMNDTLWYPGCSIITNRYIYNVLSVIPYILPAFIIDIFLRLRGSKPIMMKLLKNGNKLFTSVVHFTLNEWTFQQDNCSDLARKVKILNDSDMVKLDLRDMNWEKYVATYLMGIRKFILKQEFKSTARQRLSKLYWVHQITKTSGIIILLRIILCLVY, encoded by the exons ATGAAAGATGCCGTGGTGAAATGTGGCATAGAAACGCCGATGAACGATACGCTATGGTACCCGGGTTGTTCAATAATAACTAATAGATATATTTACAACGTTCTGAGTGTAATTCCGTATATTTTGCCTGCGTTCATCATAGATATCTTTTTAAGACTCCGAGGTAGTAAACCAAT aatgATGAAACTTCTAAAAAATGGCAACAAACTGTTCACATCGGTAGTGCATTTCACCTTGAACGAATGGACTTTTCAACAGGATAACTGTTCCGACTTGGCCAGGAAGGTGAAAATATTGAATGACAGCGATATGGTCAAACTAGATTTACGGGATATGAATTGGGAGAAGTACGTTGCAACTTACCTGATGGGAATTAGGAAATTTATTCTAAAACAAGAGTTTAAGTCAACAGCCCGACAACGATTATCAAA GTTGTACTGGGTACATCAGATCACCAAAACATCCGGTATAATAATTTTGCTAAGGATAATACTATGTTTAGTGTACTGA